From Pseudorasbora parva isolate DD20220531a chromosome 14, ASM2467924v1, whole genome shotgun sequence:
tttacattcttttcgatgaaagtcgtatccaatgacaattacattcaataaattacattgtgtcgtattagtatcggaatttttattttatttttaacaactattgttttgtaatttgcttagggtattttttaaattatatatatatatatatatatatatatatatatatatatatatatatatatatatatatatatatatatatatatatatatatatatatcctatgtgtgtatatatgtatgtatatatatatatatgtatgtatgtgtgtgtatatatatatatataatttaaaaaataccctaagcaaatatatatatatatatatatatatatatatatatatatatatatatatatatatatatatatatatatatatatcctaactaaaataactcatagcctgtcatattacctttctcatattagcctattatattctattataatctattatattgcccaccccttgcccacctgcacatcccagctgatatacacgatttggggggtcattctgcatttgaaagtttgaaaggtttttaaatcttctaaataaagtaaaatgattcaaaatcaagtaatttatatatgccaaagtcaactttaaacatatacaatgtaatttccaaacagcaaaattgtgaccagtgaaaatgctgagtggctagtaactttggaaaaccactagccacggtggccggtgagcaaaaaagttaatgtcaacccctgtatgtatatgtatatgtatatgtatatatatatatatatatgtagtgccgttaaaattaatttgcgttaacacgttcattttgacaggcaatgatatataaagtttgctgatgtatgacgccgcttattagcaggagaccgcaatgattggtaaaagttgcggtgattggtcaaaattgcgagtcgcactgaattcacggggactgattgcaaatgacacacaataaataatctagaatactttcatcaaatatataaattcaagcttaagtttaagattttacaattaggctatactgagcctgatctatctaagagattttcttagaaggaagttaataccttttagaaaaatgtcacatgggttaaaactcctgctaccctgatttgcatttgtatagctcacagcatgttcatttacatgttaaagcctcccctggagttaagggaaggggggtcttgggggggacaactgccaagcaaggcccacgtcaatttctgacaattcacggcagttttcggtgtcgcctgcaaactgccgtgtacagtcgtaaacctgatcttccacgacaatctacagtgccgcttactgacgaaaatcccacttttcatgcagtgataCCAGCCACTCTTGTGGAAAAACTGCTGCACCTAGGATTTTCCCGTTCCATCTGCACATGGATTTTGGACTTCCTCACTAACCGGCCACAGACTGTGAAAATTGGTTCCCACACCTCCACTACCATCACTACTAGCATCGGCTCCCCACAGGGATGTGTGCTGAGTCCACTCCTTTATTCCCTGTACACTCACGACTGTATTCCCATCCATCCCTCCAACACCATTATTAAATTTGCAGACGACACAACGGTGGTCGGTTTAATAACAGGAGGAGATGAGTCCAAGTACAGGGAGGAGGTCCAGGCACTGTATAAGTGGTGTAGCAACAACAACCTGGTGCTTAATACTAAGAAAACTAAAGAAATGGTCATTGATTTTAGGAGAAAAAGGAATGTTCTTGTCCCACTACAAATTAACGGGGACGAGGTGGAGCAGGTCTCGACTTTTAAGTTCCTTGGGACAACCATCTCTGACGACCTCTCCTGGAACGACAATACAACGGCCATTGTGAAGAAGTCCCAGCAGAGGTTGCACTTTCTCAGGCTACTCCAAAAAAACAATCTCCGGAGAAATCTCCTAGTTACTTTTTATCGCTCCACCATTGAGAGTGTCCTTGTATACTGCCTCACAGTGTGGTACTCTGGATGTTCAGCATCAAATAGGAAGGCAATGCAAAGAGTAATTAGGACTGCAGAAAAAATCATTGGTTGCCCGTTGCCTTCTTTGGAGGAAATTGCTAACAGCAGGTGTCTCCGCGGAGCCCGCAACATAATAAAAGATGACACCCACCCTGGACATGGACTGTTTAGCCTCCTGCCTTCTGGAAGGAGATACAGGAGTCTTAAAAGTAGGACAAATAGACTAAAAAACAGTTTCTATCCATGGGCCATAAGGATTCTAAATGGGAACAAGACATAATGTTGACTGTTTTATTCTTAACATGCGATACATTTTAAGGTGTATAACAccgatatatatttttttaatatatttttttttaacatgttatgtgattatttttatagatgattttttatttaatgttatttatttaacttaaaatgTTTATGGTCTTCCTTGTTTTTTtgctatttgtgtgtgtgtattccgtGATCAGATGGGCATTATAATTTCGTTGCATTGCAATGACAATAAAGCTTCAATTCAGTTGTAAGATCTGCTTTTGGGGTTTCTCAACATACGATTGTCTAAAAATGACAACATAGTTTAGATGTCTTTATTCGTGAAATGTATTGTCTTTGAAACTGGTTTCTCGAACATTGAAGGAGTCAGGCAGGGCAAGATCTCTCAGGACTGTTAGAACTAATGAATGTGCCACCAGGAACAGATTATACTGATGTTTACCTTTCCATTTTTAGGAAAACCTGTACATGAGTCACCAGAGGCCGCGTGCACAAACTCAAAGATTGGGCTAAATTGGAGTTTGTCTGAATTAAACAACTTTGTTTGCCAAAGCTACCCTCAGATAAGTTTAAATTTGGTAGGCTTTGAGTTGGCAAGGGCAGGCAAAGGACGCAAGATCCAGAAATTACAAGTTAGTTCTGTGAGGGCACTAAAAGCAGTGGTTGGCAAAAGCAGACTTTACATCGTGCCACGCGCCACTGTCTTGCAGGTATGGAATTATATACACATTTAGATCATACTACAATCATATAAATGTGCTCTCTGTAATGTCTATGCCTATAATTAAAGTTACCCTCTCTACCCTTAGGTAACATCACCACCCTCTTCCATGTCCCAGATATCATTCCCACCACTCACAGCTCCAGCAGTAGATGAGACCTTACAAGTAGTTTCAGATCAGGTCCATATTAAAATGGTTGCACATATAATGATTTATGTCCACTATGCACTTAGTGATGAGAggcaaatacaaatataaagtgGTTTTATTGTCTTTTCTAATGTGTATATATGCATCTAATTATTCTGTGTGATGTCTGAGCCATTACGTTCCTGACCCTAAgataatgtctttttttttttctacctaTGGAGCACTGATGTGTGTGTATGCTGAAGGAGAAATCATTGGTGTTTTCTGTGTACTAACAGGTGGCATCCACATCCTCTATGTCCATGAATTCAATCCCTCCTCTCTCAATTGCTCCAGTGCTAGATGAGATTGTGCCTGTGGCTGAGAGTACCCAAGCTCGAAGTGTAGTTTCAAATCAGGTAATAgaatctatatatttttgtgtaagtaTTCGTTACTCTTTGATGGTGATTTTGTGAGAaatgcctttaaaaaaaaaaaaatgtgtacttttattttttataagtatattttaCTTTAGGCTCTTCAAGAATGGCGAGCAATACGTGCCCAGCAAGATCTGGCGTATAATACAAGTTTGTTGGTGGATCAGGAGAAGGTAATACTTTGAAGTTCAATTTTATGTAGGATTTATGTTCTCTTACAAAATACAGAAATACTTTTAATGTGGTCTTAATAGGAGAGGAAGAAACTAGCCTATCAGGCCTGTGAGGAAAGACGTCAAAAGGTTTGTTTCTAATATATTAATTTGATAAACTAgcagaaggttttttttttttttttttaaatgagctcAAATTTCAGGCTATTGAGGCAAGGCGTCAGCGACTGTCTGCATGTGAGGAACCCTCAGATGGGGTGTTGATCAAATTTAAATATCCAAATGGACACATCAATATGAGGAAATTCAGTTTGTTGGAGCCAATCCAGGTGATGTGTATTCTACTTGAGAAAGTATCAAGTGTCTTAATGTTTCAGTAGGTTGAAAAACTTGACTGGTGTAACTTTCACATCATTTTAGATCTTGTTTGACTTTGTGGGACAAGATGATATTGGCAGTGAAATCTTTGTGGTGCAAGAAGCTACATCATCAAGATCAATTGAGAGCAGTTCCTCTGGGTCAATAATGGATCATGGCATAAAAGCATCCTCAACTCTATATGTACTGTGGTTTTCAAATCAGGATGTACAGGTTAATGCGTTGCATTTTTATTTCCTGTCTTAAAGGAAAATGGAATGTTTTGGTTTGTGTAAGCTCATGTATTGTGCATGTTTGTCTTCAGGAAATTCTCTCAGATCAACTAAACTATGGCGCTTATGCCCTACACCATGCATATCATGGTCAGTCATTGCTGTGTGAGACCTCCACCCAGCCAAGCCTTTCTGTGCCCCCTCTCCAGCCACTGCTTTCTGAGACCTCCACCCAGCCAAGTCTCTCTGTGCCCCCTCTCCAGCCACTGCTTTCTGAGACCTCCACCCAGCCAAGTCTCTCTGTGCCCCCTCTCCAGCCACTGCTTTCTGAGACCTCCACCCAGCCAAGTCTCTCTGTGCCCAATCTCCAGCCACTGCTTTCTGAGGCCTCTATCCAGCCAAGTCTCTCTGTGCCCCCTCTCCAGCCACTGCTTTCTGAGACCTCCACCCAGCCAAGTCTCTCTGTGCCTCCTCTCCAGCCACTGCTTTCTGAGACCTCCCCCCAGCCAAGTCTCTCTGTGCCCCCTCTCCAGCCACTGCTTTCTGAGGCCTCTATCCAGCCAAGCCTTTCTGTGCCCACTCTCCAGCCACTGCTTTCTGAGACCTCCACCCAGCCAAGTCTCTCTGTGCCCCCTCTCCAGCCACTGCTTTCTGAGACCTCCCCCCAGCCAAGTCTCTCTGTGCCCCCTCTCCAGCCACTGCTTTCTGAGGCCTCTATCCAGCCAAGTCTCTCTGTGCCCCCTCTCCAGCCACTGCTTTCTGAGACCTCCACCCAGCCAAGTCTCTCTGTGCCCAATCTCCAGCCACTGCTTTCTGAGGCCTCTATCCAGCCAAGTCTCTCTGTGCCCCCTCTCCAGCCACTGCTTTCTGAGGCCTCTATCCAGCCAAGTCTCTCTGTGCCCCCTCTCCAGCCACTGCTTTCTGAGACCTCCACCCAGCCAAGTCTCTCTGTGCCTCCTCTCCAGCCACTGCTTTCTGAGACCTCCACCCAGCCAAGTCTCTCTGTGCCTCCTCTCCAGACACTGCTTTCTGAGACCTCCACCCAGCCAAGTCTCTCTGTGCCTCCTCTCCAGCCACTGCTTTCTGAAACCTTCACCCAGCCAAGTCTCTCTGTGCCCCCTCTCCAGCCACTGCTGTCTGAGCCCTCCATCCAGCCACCACTTGCTCTGTTCTCACCACCACAAGAAATGCTGACTCTTCATGATGAACCATCACTCCTTCCTTCATCTGCTCAGGAACCAATCATTATTCTTGATGAACAAGATCAAACTGTTTCACAAAATCAGTCTCCTGTATCTCAAAACCACCTTGAAGGACCTGTGGCTgagtatgtttattttattttttttgttctttctcTCTTATTAACTTGACTATATTTGTGTATGAAGGTGTCTTTTTCTTTCTATATCCTGTTACGTTTAATCAGGTGGTTAACTTATAAAATATGGTACATATTTGACATATTAAAATGCATGAACCTCTTTGGTTGCAGGATTGATCTACAGACCATATTGAGAAAACTGGTCAGCAAAGTTGATGGAAATGTCTGCTCATCAAGCAACCAAATAAATGTGTGCAGGAATAATGTTTTCCTGTGTAGCCTGCGGGCGTTCAAGCGTAGGTTCTTCAACCCTGAAGCAAAATTGGATGTTGTGTTTGTGGATGAAAATGACAATGGTGAAGGGGCAGTTGACGAAGGTGGCCCAACAAGAGAGTACCTAAGGCTGTTGATGAGGGCTGTCCACCAGTCAAATATCTTTGAGGGACATGAGAGAGTCCGGCAGTTGTCTCTTGATACTCAAGGTAGGGAAGCCCAAATTATTATGACGGTCTGCCTTCAACTGGCAGAATTCTAGGAATGTATATGCAGAAAcccatttaaaaatgattgcTCCTCACTTTTCCTGTctgatttgtttttttctgtttgtgttgGGTGGGTGGGTTTCATCCAGTgtactttatttaattttgcatttaattttgTTAATTCTTGTTTGGAATTTTTTTCTTCCCATGATTCTTCATTTGTGTCTTTTTAATGTACTAAAACACCACCTTTTCCATGTCTTGAAAGGTGCAATTGCATTATTTGTAGTAGCACTAATATTAATCACAGCATTAAGGTATTACACTAAGAATCATTACAGCAGAGCaatatttttactgtaatttttttaattttagctTTGCAGACTAAACTTTACACGTGGGTGGCAAAAATGATTGCCGTGTGTGTTGTCCATGGAGGAGTTGGGCCACACTTCTTCTCTGAAAGACTTTTCCATCAAATCTGTGGGATACCAACAACCCTGGCCACAGTGGATGAAGTTGGTGACCATACTTTCAGGGAACAGTTAATAAAAGTAAGCAGGAGAAGGGTGTTATACAGTGAATGTACAGTACTGTGATGGGGCTATTTTCTATTCACTTTCTATTTATGAATCACTTCAAATGTGTTCAGATGCAAGTGGAACTGCTATATTGTTTAAACATCTAATTTAGATAGGGACGCTCCACTTACAAGCCAGTTTctttgtcaattttttttttttttgtctttctgtATTTCACTTTGTTTCTTTTTAGATACAGGAAGCAACAACAGTCCACGAGGCGAATGGTGCAATTGCAGAGGCAGCAGATAGTCTCAGCATTATAGGTGCCTTAAGAGATGTCTCCAGCCTAGAGGAGAAGGACTCCCTTGTCCAGTCAGCTGCAGACTTCTTTGTCAATGGAAGATTGGCGACTGCCTTGGACCAGTAAGTGCCTCACCTGTCTTATCTGTCTGAAATTGAACTATCATTGCCCCAGGACAATTCACACAGTGTCACAtctttttataggtttgctgaGGGGCTAAAAACCCTTGGTTTACTGGAGGAGCTGAGGAACAATCCAGCAGTGTTCTACAACATGTTTGTCAGTGAGGAGATTCCACTACAGGCGAAGGACCTATGCACTTTATTTGACGTGGACTTCTCTGTGCAGGGCAGCAACAGAAGAGACCAAGAAAACTCAACAATATGCTTTTGGCGTGACTGGTTAATTGATATTGAAGGTATACTATTTATTGTACAAATTATAATAACATGGGTGTTAAGTACAATAATTAGTTGTTCTGGTTGGCAGGGAAATATGTGCTAATAATGCCATATTTGAAGTGATATTGTGAAGTCTGGTTGTGTGGCCATGTGTAGCTCTCTTAAACTTGCACATAATATGGTGTAATGTTTTACCAAAAAAAGTACTTGACCGCCGCCTTTTTGTAGTTGATATTCACCCCAAAAAGCAGAGGTGTGGACTAGTCATGTGACTTGGACTAGTCATGAATTTGAAGACTTCAGACTCGACAAAATGTTTAAAGACTTGCAACTCGACTTGGACTTAAACATCAATTACTTGTGACTTCACTTGGACTTGTGCCTTTTGACTCGAAGACTTGCTACTTCCCATGAAAACCTGGGGGGAAAAGAATGTTCACATGGCTGCGCCACTCTCAGTGTTTCTGCatctgtggaaaaaaaaatctgcacctGTATGCATGCAGAGCACACGCGCTGCCTGCACGACATCCAATCAAAACGCAAATTGCGGGTCGTGTTTTTTTTGGcctttttataaaaaatgtgattgcttgttaggaaaatatgacaagcaactttgtttctttacatttatggtTACTGTTTTGTCCAAATACATTGCCTGACACTCTTACAGCTAATAGCCACAAGTGCAACGATTCAAGTGCTGTACTAATTCGTCTTTTTCACGGTTTGCAGTGTGcatgttcaccactgctccTAATGTTTGCAATAACTCTGACTATGGGTTACCATAATTGGCCTTAACGTCactttctctttttccatctccaaacGTCTTCTGTTCACAGCCTTTATTGCAATTTGAAGAATTTTGTAAAATTCCATCTGTATTTGCTCTTTAAACTCCAAGAGATTTCAATTTAATATGTTGCAGGCTAATTTATTGATAAATTTTTGATCATAAATTATACTGATGATAATAGATAATATAgtaatattgggcttgttttggg
This genomic window contains:
- the LOC137039809 gene encoding uncharacterized protein produces the protein MSQISFPPLTAPAVDETLQVASTSSMSMNSIPPLSIAPVLDEIVPVAESTQARSVVSNQALQEWRAIRAQQDLAYNTSLLVDQEKERKKLAYQACEERRQKAIEARRQRLSACEEPSDGVLIKFKYPNGHINMRKFSLLEPIQILFDFVGQDDIGSEIFVVQEATSSRSIESSSSGSIMDHGIKASSTLYVLWFSNQDVQEILSDQLNYGAYALHHAYHGQSLLCETSTQPSLSVPPLQPLLSETSTQPSLSVPPLQPLLSETSTQPSLSVPPLQPLLSETSTQPSLSVPNLQPLLSEASIQPSLSVPPLQPLLSETSTQPSLSVPPLQPLLSETSPQPSLSVPPLQPLLSEASIQPSLSVPTLQPLLSETSTQPSLSVPPLQPLLSETSPQPSLSVPPLQPLLSEASIQPSLSVPPLQPLLSETSTQPSLSVPNLQPLLSEASIQPSLSVPPLQPLLSEASIQPSLSVPPLQPLLSETSTQPSLSVPPLQPLLSETSTQPSLSVPPLQTLLSETSTQPSLSVPPLQPLLSETFTQPSLSVPPLQPLLSEPSIQPPLALFSPPQEMLTLHDEPSLLPSSAQEPIIILDEQDQTVSQNQSPVSQNHLEGPVAEIDLQTILRKLVSKVDGNVCSSSNQINVCRNNVFLCSLRAFKRRFFNPEAKLDVVFVDENDNGEGAVDEGGPTREYLRLLMRAVHQSNIFEGHERVRQLSLDTQALQTKLYTWVAKMIAVCVVHGGVGPHFFSERLFHQICGIPTTLATVDEVGDHTFREQLIKIQEATTVHEANGAIAEAADSLSIIGALRDVSSLEEKDSLVQSAADFFVNGRLATALDQFAEGLKTLGLLEELRNNPAVFYNMFVSEEIPLQAKDLCTLFDVDFSVQGSNRRDQENSTICFWRDWLIDIEEGECSPVTLEKVLEFTSKASTVPPLGFPNRPEIQFLHEENKLFPEANTCSLVLRLPLHSSYETLKQYMMEGILQAPTFGLA